One genomic region from Camelus dromedarius isolate mCamDro1 chromosome 17, mCamDro1.pat, whole genome shotgun sequence encodes:
- the GRM2 gene encoding metabotropic glutamate receptor 2 isoform X2 yields MGSLLGLLALLLLWGAVAEGPAKKVLTLEGDLVLGGLFPVHQKGGPAEECGPVNEHRGIQRLEAMLFALDRINRDPSLLPGVRLGAHILDSCSKDTHALEQALDFVRASLSRGADGSRHICPDGSYATHGDAPTAITGVIGGSYSDVSIQVANLLRLFQIPQISYASTSAKLSDKSRYDYFARTVPPDFYQAKAMAEILRFFNWTYVSTVASEGDYGETGIEAFELEARARNICVATSEKVGRAMNRAAFEGVVRALLQKPSARVAVLFTRSEDARELLAATQRLNASFTWVASDGWGALESVVAGSEGAAEGAITIELASYPISDFASYFRSLDPWNNSRNPWFREFWEQRFHCSFRQRDCAAHSLRAVPFEQESKIMFVVNAVYAMAHALHNMHRALCPNTTHLCDAMRPVNGRRLYKDFVLNVKFDAPFRPADTHSEVRFDRFGDGIGRYNIFTYLRAGSGRYRYQKVGYWAEGLTLDTSLIPWASASAGPLPASRCSEPCLQNEVKSVQPGEVCCWLCIPCQPYEYRLDEFTCADCGLGYWPNASLTGCFELPQEYIRWGDAWAVGPVTIACLGALATLFVLGVFVRHNATPVVKASGRELCYILLGGVFLCYCMTFVFIAKPSTVVCTLRRLGLGTAFSVCYSALLTKTNRIARIFGGAREGAQRPRFISPASQVAICLALISGQLLIVVAWLVVEAPGTGKETAPERREVVTLRCNHRDASMLGSLAYNVLLIALCTLYAFKTRKCPENFNEAKFIGFTMYTTCIIWLAFLPIFYVTSSDYRMKKRRLREVQSLA; encoded by the exons ATGGGATCACTGCTTGGGCTTCTggctctgctgctgctgtgggGTGCTGTGGCTGAGGGCCCAGCCAAGAAGGTGCTGACCCTGGAGGGGGACCTGGTTCTGGGTGGGCTGTTTCCGGTACACCAGAAGGGCGGCCCGGCAGAGGAGTGTGGTCCTGTCAATGAACATCGTGGCATCCAGCGCCTGGAGGCCATGCTTTTTGCGCTGGACCGTATCAACCGTGACCCAAGCCTGCTACCGGGTGTGCGCTTAGGTGCGCACATACTCGACAGCTGCTCCAAAGACACACACGCTCTGGAGCAGGCACTTGACTTCGTGCGTGCCTCACTCAGCCGGGGTGCCGATGGCTCACGCCACATTTGCCCCGACGGCTCTTATGCCACCCACGGTGATGCTCCCACTGCCATAACTGGTGTCATTGGCGGCTCCTACAGCGATGTCTCCATCCAG gtgGCCAACCTCCTGCGACTATTTCAGATCCCACAGATCAGCTATGCCTCCACCAGTGCCAAGCTAAGTGACAAGTCTCGCTATGACTACTTTGCCCGCACGGTGCCCCCTGACTTCTACCAAGCCAAAGCCATGGCTGAGATTCTCCGCTTCTTCAACTGGACCTATGTGTCCACTGTGGCATCCGAGGGTGACTATGGCGAGACAGGCATCGAAGCATTTGAGCTAGAGGCCCGTGCCCGCAACATCTGTGTGGCCACCTCGGAGAAGGTGGGCCGCGCCATGAACCGGGCAGCCTTCGAGGGCGTGGTGCGGGCCCTGCTGCAGAAGCCCAGTGCCCGCGTGGCTGTCCTGTTCACCCGTTCCGAGGATGCCCGCGAGCTCCTTGCTGCCACCCAGCGCCTCAACGCCAGCTTCACCTGGGTGGCCAGTGATGGCTGGGGGGCCCTGGAGAGCGTGGTGGCAGGCAGCGAGGGTGCTGCTGAAGGTGCCATCACCATCGAGCTGGCTTCCTACCCCATCAGCGATTTTGCCTCCTACTTCCGGAGCCTGGACCCCTGGAACAACAGCCGGAACCCCTGGTTCCGTGAGTTCTGGGAGCAGAGATTCCACTGCAGCTTCCGGCAGCGAGACTGTGCAGCCCACTCCCTGCGGGCTGTGCCCTTTGAACAAGAGTCCAAGATCATGTTTGTGGTCAATGCGGTGTATGCCATGGCCCACGCGCTGCACAACATGCATCGTGCCCTCTGCCCCAACACCACCCACCTCTGTGATGCAATGCGGCCAGTCAATGGACGCCGCCTCTACAAAGACTTCGTTCTCAATGTCAAGTTTGATG ccccctTCCGCCCAGCTGACACCCACAGTGAGGTCCGCTTCGACCGCTTTGGTGACGGTATCGGTCGCTACAACATCTTCACCTATCTGCGGGCGGGCAGTGGGCGCTATCGCTACCAGAAGGTGGGCTACTGGGCAGAAGGCCTGACCCTGGACACCAGCCTCATCCCATGGGCCTCCGCCTCAGCCGGGCCCCTGCCCGCCTCTCGCTGCAGTGAGCCCTGCCTGCAGAACGAGGTGAAGAGCGTGCAGCCGGGGGAAGTCTGCTGCTGGCTCTGCATCCCCTGCCAGCCCTATGAGTACCGGCTGGATGAGTTCACCTGTGCTGACTGTGGCCTGGGCTACTGGCCCAATGCCAGCCTGACAGGCTGCTTCGAGCTGCCCCAGGAGTACATCCGCTGGGGCGATGCCTGGGCGGTAGGACCCGTCACCATCGCCTGCCTGGGGGCCCTGGCCACCCTCTTTGTGCTAGGTGTCTTCGTACGGCACAATGCCACACCAGTGGTCAAGGCCTCGGGCCGGGAGCTTTGCTACATCCTGCTGGGTGGCGTCTTCCTCTGCTATTGCATGACCTTCGTCTTCATTGCCAAGCCGTCCACAGTGGTGTGCACCTTACGGCGCCTCGGTTTGGGCACTGCCTTCTCCGTCTGCTACTCAGCCCTGCTCACCAAGACCAACCGCATTGCGCGCATTTTCGGAGGGGCCCGGGAGGGAGCCCAGCGGCCGCGCTTCatcagccctgcctcccaggtggCCATCTGCCTGGCCCTGATCTCAGGCCAGCTGCTCATTGTGGTTGCCTGGCTGGTGGTGGAGGCACCGGGCACGGGCAAGGAGACAGCCCCCGAGCGGCGCGAGGTGGTGACATTGCGCTGCAACCACCGCGACGCCAGCATGCTGGGCTCACTGGCCTACAACGTTCTCCTCATCGCACTCTGCACACTCTATGCCTTCAAGACCCGCAAGTGCCCTGAGAACTTCAATGAGGCCAAGTTCATCGGCTTCACCATGTACACCACCTGCATCATCTGGCTGGCCTTCCTGCCCATCTTCTATGTCACCTCCAGTGACTACCGG atgaagaaacggaggctcagggaggttcaGTCCCTTGCCTAA
- the GRM2 gene encoding metabotropic glutamate receptor 2 isoform X3 — protein MGSLLLADVFRSSEVANLLRLFQIPQISYASTSAKLSDKSRYDYFARTVPPDFYQAKAMAEILRFFNWTYVSTVASEGDYGETGIEAFELEARARNICVATSEKVGRAMNRAAFEGVVRALLQKPSARVAVLFTRSEDARELLAATQRLNASFTWVASDGWGALESVVAGSEGAAEGAITIELASYPISDFASYFRSLDPWNNSRNPWFREFWEQRFHCSFRQRDCAAHSLRAVPFEQESKIMFVVNAVYAMAHALHNMHRALCPNTTHLCDAMRPVNGRRLYKDFVLNVKFDAPFRPADTHSEVRFDRFGDGIGRYNIFTYLRAGSGRYRYQKVGYWAEGLTLDTSLIPWASASAGPLPASRCSEPCLQNEVKSVQPGEVCCWLCIPCQPYEYRLDEFTCADCGLGYWPNASLTGCFELPQEYIRWGDAWAVGPVTIACLGALATLFVLGVFVRHNATPVVKASGRELCYILLGGVFLCYCMTFVFIAKPSTVVCTLRRLGLGTAFSVCYSALLTKTNRIARIFGGAREGAQRPRFISPASQVAICLALISGQLLIVVAWLVVEAPGTGKETAPERREVVTLRCNHRDASMLGSLAYNVLLIALCTLYAFKTRKCPENFNEAKFIGFTMYTTCIIWLAFLPIFYVTSSDYRVQTTTMCVSVSLSGSVVLGCLFAPKLHIILFQPQKNVVSHRAPTSRFGSAATRASSSGQGSSSQFVPTVCNGREVVDSTTSSL, from the exons ATGGGCAGTCTCCTACTTGCTGATGTCTTCAGGAGCTCTGAG gtgGCCAACCTCCTGCGACTATTTCAGATCCCACAGATCAGCTATGCCTCCACCAGTGCCAAGCTAAGTGACAAGTCTCGCTATGACTACTTTGCCCGCACGGTGCCCCCTGACTTCTACCAAGCCAAAGCCATGGCTGAGATTCTCCGCTTCTTCAACTGGACCTATGTGTCCACTGTGGCATCCGAGGGTGACTATGGCGAGACAGGCATCGAAGCATTTGAGCTAGAGGCCCGTGCCCGCAACATCTGTGTGGCCACCTCGGAGAAGGTGGGCCGCGCCATGAACCGGGCAGCCTTCGAGGGCGTGGTGCGGGCCCTGCTGCAGAAGCCCAGTGCCCGCGTGGCTGTCCTGTTCACCCGTTCCGAGGATGCCCGCGAGCTCCTTGCTGCCACCCAGCGCCTCAACGCCAGCTTCACCTGGGTGGCCAGTGATGGCTGGGGGGCCCTGGAGAGCGTGGTGGCAGGCAGCGAGGGTGCTGCTGAAGGTGCCATCACCATCGAGCTGGCTTCCTACCCCATCAGCGATTTTGCCTCCTACTTCCGGAGCCTGGACCCCTGGAACAACAGCCGGAACCCCTGGTTCCGTGAGTTCTGGGAGCAGAGATTCCACTGCAGCTTCCGGCAGCGAGACTGTGCAGCCCACTCCCTGCGGGCTGTGCCCTTTGAACAAGAGTCCAAGATCATGTTTGTGGTCAATGCGGTGTATGCCATGGCCCACGCGCTGCACAACATGCATCGTGCCCTCTGCCCCAACACCACCCACCTCTGTGATGCAATGCGGCCAGTCAATGGACGCCGCCTCTACAAAGACTTCGTTCTCAATGTCAAGTTTGATG ccccctTCCGCCCAGCTGACACCCACAGTGAGGTCCGCTTCGACCGCTTTGGTGACGGTATCGGTCGCTACAACATCTTCACCTATCTGCGGGCGGGCAGTGGGCGCTATCGCTACCAGAAGGTGGGCTACTGGGCAGAAGGCCTGACCCTGGACACCAGCCTCATCCCATGGGCCTCCGCCTCAGCCGGGCCCCTGCCCGCCTCTCGCTGCAGTGAGCCCTGCCTGCAGAACGAGGTGAAGAGCGTGCAGCCGGGGGAAGTCTGCTGCTGGCTCTGCATCCCCTGCCAGCCCTATGAGTACCGGCTGGATGAGTTCACCTGTGCTGACTGTGGCCTGGGCTACTGGCCCAATGCCAGCCTGACAGGCTGCTTCGAGCTGCCCCAGGAGTACATCCGCTGGGGCGATGCCTGGGCGGTAGGACCCGTCACCATCGCCTGCCTGGGGGCCCTGGCCACCCTCTTTGTGCTAGGTGTCTTCGTACGGCACAATGCCACACCAGTGGTCAAGGCCTCGGGCCGGGAGCTTTGCTACATCCTGCTGGGTGGCGTCTTCCTCTGCTATTGCATGACCTTCGTCTTCATTGCCAAGCCGTCCACAGTGGTGTGCACCTTACGGCGCCTCGGTTTGGGCACTGCCTTCTCCGTCTGCTACTCAGCCCTGCTCACCAAGACCAACCGCATTGCGCGCATTTTCGGAGGGGCCCGGGAGGGAGCCCAGCGGCCGCGCTTCatcagccctgcctcccaggtggCCATCTGCCTGGCCCTGATCTCAGGCCAGCTGCTCATTGTGGTTGCCTGGCTGGTGGTGGAGGCACCGGGCACGGGCAAGGAGACAGCCCCCGAGCGGCGCGAGGTGGTGACATTGCGCTGCAACCACCGCGACGCCAGCATGCTGGGCTCACTGGCCTACAACGTTCTCCTCATCGCACTCTGCACACTCTATGCCTTCAAGACCCGCAAGTGCCCTGAGAACTTCAATGAGGCCAAGTTCATCGGCTTCACCATGTACACCACCTGCATCATCTGGCTGGCCTTCCTGCCCATCTTCTATGTCACCTCCAGTGACTACCGG GTACAGACCACCACCATGTGTGTGTCGGTCAGCCTCAGCGGCTCCGTGGTGCTCGGCTGTCTCTTTGCGCCCAAGCTGCACATCATCCTCTTCCAGCCGCAAAAGAACGTGGTTAGCCACCGTGCACCCACCAGCCGCTTCGGCAGTGCTGCCACCAGGGCCAGCTCCAGCGGCCAAG GGTCTAGCTCCCAGTTCGTCCCCACTGTGTGCAATGGCCGTGAGGTGGTGGACTCGACGACATCGTCGCTGTGA
- the GRM2 gene encoding metabotropic glutamate receptor 2 isoform X1 gives MGSLLGLLALLLLWGAVAEGPAKKVLTLEGDLVLGGLFPVHQKGGPAEECGPVNEHRGIQRLEAMLFALDRINRDPSLLPGVRLGAHILDSCSKDTHALEQALDFVRASLSRGADGSRHICPDGSYATHGDAPTAITGVIGGSYSDVSIQVANLLRLFQIPQISYASTSAKLSDKSRYDYFARTVPPDFYQAKAMAEILRFFNWTYVSTVASEGDYGETGIEAFELEARARNICVATSEKVGRAMNRAAFEGVVRALLQKPSARVAVLFTRSEDARELLAATQRLNASFTWVASDGWGALESVVAGSEGAAEGAITIELASYPISDFASYFRSLDPWNNSRNPWFREFWEQRFHCSFRQRDCAAHSLRAVPFEQESKIMFVVNAVYAMAHALHNMHRALCPNTTHLCDAMRPVNGRRLYKDFVLNVKFDAPFRPADTHSEVRFDRFGDGIGRYNIFTYLRAGSGRYRYQKVGYWAEGLTLDTSLIPWASASAGPLPASRCSEPCLQNEVKSVQPGEVCCWLCIPCQPYEYRLDEFTCADCGLGYWPNASLTGCFELPQEYIRWGDAWAVGPVTIACLGALATLFVLGVFVRHNATPVVKASGRELCYILLGGVFLCYCMTFVFIAKPSTVVCTLRRLGLGTAFSVCYSALLTKTNRIARIFGGAREGAQRPRFISPASQVAICLALISGQLLIVVAWLVVEAPGTGKETAPERREVVTLRCNHRDASMLGSLAYNVLLIALCTLYAFKTRKCPENFNEAKFIGFTMYTTCIIWLAFLPIFYVTSSDYRVQTTTMCVSVSLSGSVVLGCLFAPKLHIILFQPQKNVVSHRAPTSRFGSAATRASSSGQGSSSQFVPTVCNGREVVDSTTSSL, from the exons ATGGGATCACTGCTTGGGCTTCTggctctgctgctgctgtgggGTGCTGTGGCTGAGGGCCCAGCCAAGAAGGTGCTGACCCTGGAGGGGGACCTGGTTCTGGGTGGGCTGTTTCCGGTACACCAGAAGGGCGGCCCGGCAGAGGAGTGTGGTCCTGTCAATGAACATCGTGGCATCCAGCGCCTGGAGGCCATGCTTTTTGCGCTGGACCGTATCAACCGTGACCCAAGCCTGCTACCGGGTGTGCGCTTAGGTGCGCACATACTCGACAGCTGCTCCAAAGACACACACGCTCTGGAGCAGGCACTTGACTTCGTGCGTGCCTCACTCAGCCGGGGTGCCGATGGCTCACGCCACATTTGCCCCGACGGCTCTTATGCCACCCACGGTGATGCTCCCACTGCCATAACTGGTGTCATTGGCGGCTCCTACAGCGATGTCTCCATCCAG gtgGCCAACCTCCTGCGACTATTTCAGATCCCACAGATCAGCTATGCCTCCACCAGTGCCAAGCTAAGTGACAAGTCTCGCTATGACTACTTTGCCCGCACGGTGCCCCCTGACTTCTACCAAGCCAAAGCCATGGCTGAGATTCTCCGCTTCTTCAACTGGACCTATGTGTCCACTGTGGCATCCGAGGGTGACTATGGCGAGACAGGCATCGAAGCATTTGAGCTAGAGGCCCGTGCCCGCAACATCTGTGTGGCCACCTCGGAGAAGGTGGGCCGCGCCATGAACCGGGCAGCCTTCGAGGGCGTGGTGCGGGCCCTGCTGCAGAAGCCCAGTGCCCGCGTGGCTGTCCTGTTCACCCGTTCCGAGGATGCCCGCGAGCTCCTTGCTGCCACCCAGCGCCTCAACGCCAGCTTCACCTGGGTGGCCAGTGATGGCTGGGGGGCCCTGGAGAGCGTGGTGGCAGGCAGCGAGGGTGCTGCTGAAGGTGCCATCACCATCGAGCTGGCTTCCTACCCCATCAGCGATTTTGCCTCCTACTTCCGGAGCCTGGACCCCTGGAACAACAGCCGGAACCCCTGGTTCCGTGAGTTCTGGGAGCAGAGATTCCACTGCAGCTTCCGGCAGCGAGACTGTGCAGCCCACTCCCTGCGGGCTGTGCCCTTTGAACAAGAGTCCAAGATCATGTTTGTGGTCAATGCGGTGTATGCCATGGCCCACGCGCTGCACAACATGCATCGTGCCCTCTGCCCCAACACCACCCACCTCTGTGATGCAATGCGGCCAGTCAATGGACGCCGCCTCTACAAAGACTTCGTTCTCAATGTCAAGTTTGATG ccccctTCCGCCCAGCTGACACCCACAGTGAGGTCCGCTTCGACCGCTTTGGTGACGGTATCGGTCGCTACAACATCTTCACCTATCTGCGGGCGGGCAGTGGGCGCTATCGCTACCAGAAGGTGGGCTACTGGGCAGAAGGCCTGACCCTGGACACCAGCCTCATCCCATGGGCCTCCGCCTCAGCCGGGCCCCTGCCCGCCTCTCGCTGCAGTGAGCCCTGCCTGCAGAACGAGGTGAAGAGCGTGCAGCCGGGGGAAGTCTGCTGCTGGCTCTGCATCCCCTGCCAGCCCTATGAGTACCGGCTGGATGAGTTCACCTGTGCTGACTGTGGCCTGGGCTACTGGCCCAATGCCAGCCTGACAGGCTGCTTCGAGCTGCCCCAGGAGTACATCCGCTGGGGCGATGCCTGGGCGGTAGGACCCGTCACCATCGCCTGCCTGGGGGCCCTGGCCACCCTCTTTGTGCTAGGTGTCTTCGTACGGCACAATGCCACACCAGTGGTCAAGGCCTCGGGCCGGGAGCTTTGCTACATCCTGCTGGGTGGCGTCTTCCTCTGCTATTGCATGACCTTCGTCTTCATTGCCAAGCCGTCCACAGTGGTGTGCACCTTACGGCGCCTCGGTTTGGGCACTGCCTTCTCCGTCTGCTACTCAGCCCTGCTCACCAAGACCAACCGCATTGCGCGCATTTTCGGAGGGGCCCGGGAGGGAGCCCAGCGGCCGCGCTTCatcagccctgcctcccaggtggCCATCTGCCTGGCCCTGATCTCAGGCCAGCTGCTCATTGTGGTTGCCTGGCTGGTGGTGGAGGCACCGGGCACGGGCAAGGAGACAGCCCCCGAGCGGCGCGAGGTGGTGACATTGCGCTGCAACCACCGCGACGCCAGCATGCTGGGCTCACTGGCCTACAACGTTCTCCTCATCGCACTCTGCACACTCTATGCCTTCAAGACCCGCAAGTGCCCTGAGAACTTCAATGAGGCCAAGTTCATCGGCTTCACCATGTACACCACCTGCATCATCTGGCTGGCCTTCCTGCCCATCTTCTATGTCACCTCCAGTGACTACCGG GTACAGACCACCACCATGTGTGTGTCGGTCAGCCTCAGCGGCTCCGTGGTGCTCGGCTGTCTCTTTGCGCCCAAGCTGCACATCATCCTCTTCCAGCCGCAAAAGAACGTGGTTAGCCACCGTGCACCCACCAGCCGCTTCGGCAGTGCTGCCACCAGGGCCAGCTCCAGCGGCCAAG GGTCTAGCTCCCAGTTCGTCCCCACTGTGTGCAATGGCCGTGAGGTGGTGGACTCGACGACATCGTCGCTGTGA